In Sphingobacterium sp. lm-10, the DNA window TTGTTGTTCGATGAGTTGTAGCGCTGTTGCCTCGTTTTCCGCCTGTACATAAAGCTCTACGTTACCAAAGCGGACATATACATCTTGTTTGTTGACCACTACAGCCGGAATGTCATTCTCGATAAGCATCTGTCTTACAATTTCTGCTTCGACGACAATGCTATACGTATTAATTTTTACCCAGCCTGGTTCCATAGTTCGGATTTTAATTTTGATGATTGCCTATAAAAATACCAACCTACCACGACACTCGCAATTAAACTCACAAAATAAAGGCTAATATGATAAGGGTCGTCTGTCATCAACTGCTGATAAGAATAGCCTTTTGTGGTATAGTAAAATGCCACGAGTACTACACTAGCATTGTTTACAAAGTGTGCCAGAATCGGAATCCAGATATTGTTAGTTAAGACCAACATGTAGCCAAATATGGCGCCTAATAGCATTCTTGGGAAGAAGCCAAAAAACTGGACATGGATCGCAGAAAAGATAATAGCCGTAGTCCAAATAACGACATGTTTGTTGCTAATCCAACGACCTAAAATATTTTGCAAAGCGCCGCGGAAAAAAAACTCTTCGGCAATAGCCGGTAGTACTGCAATAACAAAAAGATTTAATGCTAACCCTGATAGCGAACTATTCATCACGAGGTTTTCGGTCAGTAGTGCCATCTCATCTTCTTTAGTACGCATCCAACTTTCGACGACATGCCAGGACTCTGGAAGCTGCAGATGTCTATTCCATTCACCGAAAAGGCCTAAAATTGGACTGAATGCCACTAAAAATAATACAGCCAATCCGTAGGATAGCGTCGGTGTAACACTCGACATAGGTAAGTATTGGATGTTACTTTTTCGTTCTATGTATTGAAGGATAATCGGAGGTAATAAGAATGTCG includes these proteins:
- a CDS encoding CPBP family intramembrane glutamic endopeptidase, translated to MQQPKSPANSPGVSLLILVGFVLLCSFVLQLIILFGYTAIFENIGLLLRSGPDALSLGQGSTGLMYTMLATSSVSTFLLPPIILQYIERKSNIQYLPMSSVTPTLSYGLAVLFLVAFSPILGLFGEWNRHLQLPESWHVVESWMRTKEDEMALLTENLVMNSSLSGLALNLFVIAVLPAIAEEFFFRGALQNILGRWISNKHVVIWTTAIIFSAIHVQFFGFFPRMLLGAIFGYMLVLTNNIWIPILAHFVNNASVVLVAFYYTTKGYSYQQLMTDDPYHISLYFVSLIASVVVGWYFYRQSSKLKSELWNQAG
- a CDS encoding DUF2007 domain-containing protein; this translates as MEPGWVKINTYSIVVEAEIVRQMLIENDIPAVVVNKQDVYVRFGNVELYVQAENEATALQLIEQQSNNPID